A window of Juglans regia cultivar Chandler chromosome 7, Walnut 2.0, whole genome shotgun sequence contains these coding sequences:
- the LOC109006406 gene encoding pentatricopeptide repeat-containing protein At3g61520, mitochondrial-like: protein MSVPLSSSKQATVFLLRLCLLKPQTPAIPYYPLHRHLSTEPIPPPQPPPQDEDSLINEAVQLFQALEDGHSNSTQLHQLLFSSSSPSSPGIFRQITRRLASSSQALEFFDYIRSNSPSQELTSLSFTFQAIFELASREPDPQNKLLELYRTSKERNIPLTVNGATLLVRFLGRAERVDVALAVVDELDPSLKNTHFYNVVVDVLFKSGRIVEALNMLDEMLQPGADCPPNDITGGVVFAALSGRKLFGRSISDEEIVGLVSKLGAHGVVPDSFKLTQLITKLCRNKKIGRAWDVLHDVMKAGGTLEAASCNALLTGLGRDGDFERMNTLMTEMKEMDIQPDVVTFGILINHMCKARRVDEALEVFEKMKGVSDGLSVEPDVITYNTLIDGLCKVGRQEEGLTLMDQMRSENKCMPNTVTYNCLINGFCKAGEIERAQELFDQMNKETVFPNVITLNTLVDGMCRHGRINSAVQFFDEMRSEGLKGNAVTFTTLINAFCNVNNIDKAMELFNQMSKDGCSPDAIVYYTLISGLSQAGRMDDASSVVSMLKEAGFCLDIVCYNVLIGGFCRKNKLDKAYEMLKEMEQAGVQADSVTYNTLISYLSKSGNFATAHRVLRKMVNQGLVPTVVTYGALIHAYCLYGKNEDAMKIFRDMSSSSKVPPNNVIYNILIDSLCKTNEVELALSLMDEMKVKGVRPNVTTYNAMFKGLREKNFLQKAFDLMDRMVEQACNPDYITMEVLTEWLPAVGETGKLKKFVQGYEVSVSTA from the coding sequence ATGAGCGTACCACTTTCTTCATCCAAACAAGCTACAGTCTTCCTCCTCCGCCTCTGTCTGCTCAAACCCCAAACACCCGCAATCCCTTACTATCCCCTCCACCGCCACCTCTCCACCGAACCCATTCCACCACCACAACCACCACCACAAGACGAGGACTCGTTGATAAACGAAGCAGTCCAACTCTTCCAAGCCTTAGAAGATGGGCATTCCAACTCTACCCAACTTCACCAGCtcctcttttcctcttcttctccttcctctcctGGTATTTTTCGCCAAATCACTCGTCGATTGGCCTCTTCTTCCCAAGCCCTCGAGTTCTTCGACTACATCCGATCAAATTCGCCTTCACAGGAGTTAACATCATTGTCCTTCACGTTCCAGGCCATTTTCGAGCTCGCTAGCCGCGAACCTGATCCGCAGAACAAGCTGTTAGAGCTTTATAGAACGTCCAAAGAGCGGAATATCCCGCTTACAGTTAATGGCGCAACACTTCTTGTTCGTTTCTTGGGAAGGGCCGAAAGGGTGGACGTGGCGCTGGCTGTAGTTGACGAGCTAGACCCGTCTCTAAAAAACACGCACTTTTACAATGTGGTGGTTGATGTGCTTTTCAAATCAGGGCGCATCGTGGAGGCACTTAACATGCTTGATGAAATGCTTCAACCAGGTGCGGACTGTCCGCCCAATGATATTACAGGTGGTGTTGTTTTTGCTGCATTGTCGGGAAGGAAGTTGTTTGGAAGAAGTATTAGTGACGAGGAGATTGTTGGGTTGGTGTCAAAATTAGGTGCACACGGTGTGGTTCCAGATTCCTTTAAACTTACGCAATTGATTACCAAGTTGTGCAGGAATAAAAAGATAGGTCGTGCTTGGGATGTTTTACATGATGTGATGAAGGCTGGTGGTACGCTGGAAGCCGCTTCTTGCAATGCACTTTTGACGGGGTTGGGAAGGGATGGGGATTTTGAAAGGATGAATACGCTCATGACCGAGATGAAAGAGATGGATATTCAGCCAGATGTGGTAACTTTTGGGATCCTTATTAATCATATGTGCAAGGCTCGGAGGGTCGATGAGGCACTGGAGGtttttgagaaaatgaaaggagtGAGTGATGGGTTGTCTGTTGAACCTGATGTAATCACATATAATACTTTGATTGATGGACTTTGTAAAGTTGGGAGGCAAGAAGAAGGGTTGACTTTGATGGATCAGATGAGATCTGAAAATAAATGTATGCCAAATACTGTTACCTATAATTGCTTGATTAATGGCTTCTGCAAAGCTGGCGAAATTGAGAGGGCACAAGAGCTCTTTGATCAGATGAACAAGGAAACAGTATTTCCTAATGTAATCACCCTTAATACTTTGGTTGATGGTATGTGCAGACATGGGAGGATCAATAGTGCAGTTCAGTTCTTCGATGAAATGCGAAGTGAAGGTCTGAAAGGGAATGCTGTGACGTTTACAACCTTGATTAATGCTTTTTGTAATGTTAACAATATTGATAAAGCAATGGAACTTTTCAATCAAATGTCGAAGGATGGATGCTCCCCAGATGCAATtgtttattatacattaatatctGGTTTGAGCCAAGCTGGAAGGATGGATGATGCCAGCTCTGTCGTATCGATGTTGAAAGAAGCTGGATTCTGCCTTGATATTGTGTGCTACAATGTTCTCATTGGTGGGTTCTGTAGGAAGAACAAATTGGATAAAGCTTATGAGATGCTCAAAGAAATGGAGCAAGCTGGAGTTCAGGCTGATAGTGTCACATATAACACCTTGATTTCCTATTTGAGCAAATCTGGAAACTTCGCAACCGCCCATAGAGTTCTGAGAAAGATGGTTAACCAGGGTCTTGTGCCCACAGTTGTCACTTATGGAGCTCTGATACACGCATACTGCTTATATGGAAAAAATGAAGACGCAATGAAGATTTTCAGAGATATGAGCTCTTCGTCAAAGGTTCCTCCCAACAATGTAATATACAATATTCTAATAGATTCTCTTTGCAAAACGAATGAAGTAGAGCTTGCTCTTTCTCTGatggatgaaatgaaagttaaggGGGTAAGGCCTAATGTTACCACATACAATGCTATGTTCAAAGGtctgagagagaaaaatttctTGCAGAAAGCATTTGACCTCATGGACAGAATGGTTGAACAGGCATGTAATCCTGATTACATAACCATGGAGGTACTTACGGAATGGCTTCCTGCAGTAGGTGAAAcgggaaagttgaaaaaatttgtTCAAGGATACGAAGTTTCTGTTTCTACTGCGTAG